The genomic region ATTATCGCGGACCAGGAAGACCTGCTCACCCGCTTCGTTGGCCTGTCTGCCGATTTCGATTTCTGCCGATGGCTTTGTCCGGGTGTACTTGATGGCATTGGAGAGCAGATTGAAGAATACTTGTTTGAGCATTGATTCATCGGCCTGGACAGTGGGCAGTTCGGAAATTCTCCAGGTGATCGCGCGGTCCTTCATTTCTGGCTTCAGTTCGGCCTGCACTTGGGCGACGACCGCATCGAGTTTGACCGCGGACCGGCGCAATTCTGCGCGGGACAGCCGGGCGAACGCCAGCAGATCGGTAATCAAGCGGCCCATCCGTTCACCCGCTTTGGCGATCGTGAGGAGATGTCCCTGAGCCGTGGGATTCATTCCGGCGGAACACTCCTCGAGGAGAATGCGCGCATAGGCGGCCACGTGGCGCGCGGGAGCGTGAAGGTCGTGGGCCACCGTGCTGGCGAAGGCGTCCAGCTCCTGGTTGGCCGCTTCCAGTTCGGCGGTGCGTTGCTGGACCCGCTGTTCCAAATCCCGGTTCAATTGCGATATTTCCTCGTGTGCCCGTTGAATCTTTGCCAATGCCTCTTGGAGTTCGCTGTTCTTTTCCTCCAGCTTGCGCACCAGCACCTCGCTGTATTGCTTGAGCACGTAAACCTCGTTGGCCCCCGGGACCAGCGGGTGTTTACGCTCGCGGGCCTTGAACATCGCTTCGTGCAACGCTTCGAGGATGACCGGCGTGGGAGCGGGCTTGACGACGTAGCGGTCGGCGCCGACGGCCTCCGCGAGTTGCCGGTCAGTGGGCGAATCGTAGGTGCTGGTGTAAAGGACGAACGGCAGCGCGCCGAACTTTTCCTTCCGGCGAATCTCGCGGCACAGGTTGAAGCCGTCCATGTTTGGCATGAGGATGTCCGAAATGACGCCGTCCACAGGTGCGCCCTCGAGCACGGCCAGCGCCTGGACGCCGTCGCTGGCTTCAAGCACGTTGTGACCCTCGGCCTCGAGTTGCGCGCGCAGCAGTTTCAGGTTGGTCGCGTGGTCGTCAACGATGAGGAGGTTCATGGGATTCATGCTTTCCCCGCCGGCCCGGTCTTGTGCACCGCGGCGCTCACGATTTGTCCGGAGAGCTTCCGTGTATCCACCGGCTTGATGATGTAGGCGTCACAGCCGGCGGCGAGCGCGTCCGCCTTGCTGAATTTCTCGGGCGCGGCGGTAATCGCGACGATGGGGATGTGCTGCGTCTCCGGGTCTTGCTTCAAGCGCCGCGCGAGCGCGAGGCCATCCATGCCGGGCAATTTCAAATCCAGGAGGATTATGTCAGGATGGCGGGCTTTAATTTCCTCCATCGCCTGTTCGGCGGAGTCGTTTTCGCGGACGCTATGGCCGCTGGAGTTCAGTACCGCGCTCAACAGTTTCATGTCGGTCGCGTCATCTTCGACGAGCAGGATGTTCATAAGTCAGGTTCCTTTGGTTTTTGTGGTTGCGCTGCGTTGGAGGATTTCAGCCACCTGGACGGGCAGCTTGCGCGTATCAATCGGCTTGGTGATGTAGCCGTCGCAGCCGGCTTCGCGCGCCTTTTCTTCGTCGCCCTTCATCGCGAAGGACGTCAGCGCCACGATGTGGATGTGCTGGTAGGCAGGGTTGGCTTTCAAGAGGCGGGTCAAGGTCAGGCCGTCCATGCCGGGCATCTGGATGTCCATCAGGATGAGGTCCGGCGTCGTGCGCTTGAGGATTTTCTGGGCTTCCTCGG from Verrucomicrobiota bacterium harbors:
- a CDS encoding response regulator, which codes for MNLLIVDDHATNLKLLRAQLEAEGHNVLEASDGVQALAVLEGAPVDGVISDILMPNMDGFNLCREIRRKEKFGALPFVLYTSTYDSPTDRQLAEAVGADRYVVKPAPTPVILEALHEAMFKARERKHPLVPGANEVYVLKQYSEVLVRKLEEKNSELQEALAKIQRAHEEISQLNRDLEQRVQQRTAELEAANQELDAFASTVAHDLHAPARHVAAYARILLEECSAGMNPTAQGHLLTIAKAGERMGRLITDLLAFARLSRAELRRSAVKLDAVVAQVQAELKPEMKDRAITWRISELPTVQADESMLKQVFFNLLSNAIKYTRTKPSAEIEIGRQANEAGEQVFLVRDNGVGFDMQYAPKLFGVFQRLHPASEFEGTGLGLSIVQRIVQRHGGRAWAEGKVGEGATFYFTL
- a CDS encoding response regulator, which translates into the protein MSAPATILIVDDNPTNLKLAADVLECEGHSVLRAPDAEEAQKILKRTTPDLILMDIQMPGMDGLTLTRLLKANPAYQHIHIVALTSFAMKGDEEKAREAGCDGYITKPIDTRKLPVQVAEILQRSATTKTKGT
- a CDS encoding response regulator; its protein translation is MNILLVEDDATDMKLLSAVLNSSGHSVRENDSAEQAMEEIKARHPDIILLDLKLPGMDGLALARRLKQDPETQHIPIVAITAAPEKFSKADALAAGCDAYIIKPVDTRKLSGQIVSAAVHKTGPAGKA